One part of the Bradyrhizobium sp. CB1650 genome encodes these proteins:
- a CDS encoding MFS transporter has product MPQREARPQDHGLPAALYVISGASFAAALSARALDPVLPHIAEDFSVSIATAAGFSAVFAFTFSIIQPLIGAAADLFGKTRLMIGCLALLGLANILGALSTSFSLLFATRILAGIGSGGVFPIALSLTSDLVGPEKRQVAISRTLAGAMTGNLLGASASGLIGDFLGWRGVLAVLGALVTVASIAVAAGFHGAKIKHPPKTSLSALKAGYRTIFTNPNAYVCYSAVFVEGCCVLGLFPYIASFLFDLGQTSLSIAGIVIAGFAVGGLFYTLTVSRLLPRLGVKGMMIAGMTLVASQLVAVAFGPRWEIQTLNLVVMGWGFYMAHGCLQVFASELSVEARATALSLHSFFFFMGQTVGPLAYGLGLQHAGKMSTLVASAAIMVVLGLVCARLLKPRAPSDARG; this is encoded by the coding sequence ATGCCGCAACGCGAGGCGCGGCCGCAAGATCACGGCTTGCCGGCCGCGCTCTATGTCATCTCCGGTGCCAGCTTCGCCGCGGCGCTCTCGGCGCGTGCGCTGGATCCGGTGCTGCCGCACATCGCCGAGGATTTCAGCGTCAGCATCGCGACCGCCGCGGGTTTTTCGGCTGTCTTCGCCTTCACCTTCTCGATCATCCAGCCGCTGATCGGCGCTGCCGCCGATCTTTTCGGCAAGACGCGGCTGATGATCGGTTGCCTCGCGCTGCTCGGTCTCGCCAACATTCTCGGCGCGCTCTCGACCTCGTTCTCGCTGCTGTTCGCGACCCGCATCCTTGCCGGCATCGGCTCCGGCGGCGTGTTTCCGATCGCACTGAGCCTGACCAGCGATCTGGTCGGACCGGAGAAGCGGCAGGTTGCGATCTCCCGCACGCTCGCCGGCGCCATGACCGGCAATCTGCTCGGCGCCTCGGCCTCGGGTCTGATCGGCGACTTCCTCGGCTGGCGCGGCGTGCTCGCGGTGCTCGGCGCGCTGGTGACAGTCGCCTCGATCGCGGTGGCGGCGGGCTTTCACGGTGCGAAGATCAAGCATCCGCCCAAGACGAGCCTGTCGGCGCTGAAAGCCGGCTACCGCACCATCTTCACCAATCCGAACGCCTATGTGTGCTATTCGGCCGTATTCGTCGAAGGCTGCTGCGTGCTCGGCCTGTTTCCCTATATCGCCTCGTTCCTGTTCGACCTCGGGCAGACCTCGCTGTCGATCGCCGGCATCGTCATCGCAGGCTTTGCGGTCGGCGGTCTGTTCTACACGCTGACTGTGTCGCGCCTGCTGCCGCGGCTCGGCGTCAAGGGCATGATGATCGCAGGCATGACGCTGGTGGCCTCGCAGCTCGTCGCCGTCGCCTTCGGCCCGCGCTGGGAAATCCAGACACTAAACCTCGTGGTGATGGGCTGGGGTTTCTACATGGCCCATGGCTGCCTCCAGGTCTTTGCCAGCGAGCTCTCGGTGGAGGCGCGTGCGACCGCGCTGTCGCTGCACTCGTTCTTCTTCTTCATGGGGCAGACGGTCGGGCCGCTCGCCTATGGCCTCGGCTTGCAACATGCCGGCAAGATGTCGACCCTGGTCGCGAGCGCGGCGATCATGGTGGTGCTGGGCCTCGTTTGCGCGAGGCTGCTCAAACCGCGTGCGCCGTCCGACGCGCGCGGCTGA
- the queF gene encoding preQ(1) synthase → MTRMAKKTLQLGRAVEWPHTPEEAQLDRVPNPQTGTDYLVRFTVPEFTSLCPVTGQPDFAHLMIDYAPGAWLLESKSLKLYIASFRNHGAFHEDCTVMIGKRIAAEIKPKFLRIGGYWYPRGGIPIDVFWQTGRVPKGLWVPDQGVAPYRGRG, encoded by the coding sequence ATGACGAGGATGGCGAAAAAGACCCTTCAGCTCGGCCGCGCGGTGGAATGGCCGCACACACCCGAAGAAGCCCAGCTCGACCGCGTGCCCAATCCGCAAACGGGCACGGACTATCTGGTGCGCTTCACCGTGCCGGAATTCACCTCGCTCTGCCCGGTCACGGGCCAGCCGGACTTCGCGCATCTGATGATCGACTACGCACCTGGCGCGTGGCTGCTGGAGTCGAAGTCGCTGAAACTCTACATCGCCAGCTTCCGCAATCACGGCGCCTTCCATGAAGACTGCACCGTGATGATCGGCAAGCGCATCGCCGCCGAGATCAAGCCGAAATTCCTGCGGATCGGCGGCTACTGGTATCCGCGCGGCGGCATCCCGATCGACGTGTTCTGGCAGACCGGCCGCGTACCGAAGGGCCTGTGGGTGCCGGACCAAGGCGTGGCGCCGTATCGCGGGCGGGGCTAG
- a CDS encoding lyase gives MNRRQFLASSAALLTVRPSFAQEGPFRTKYFPISPGIGLHDLAPAPDGRVWFTAQGKGMLGRLDPKDGSFKTVSLGQSAAPHGVTIGPDGAPWITEGGQNAIARVDPGDLKVTLFRLPEKFAYANLNTGVFDKSGTYWFTGQSGYYGRLAPKSGEMSVFRAPKGVGPYGIAVTPKGDIWYASLAGSYIAKIDPATGDAAVVEPPTPGQGSRRVWSDSKSRIWVSEWNSGHVSVHDPADGSWKTWKLPGERPRTYAVYVDDKDKVWLTDFSANAVVRFDPQTEKFNVFASDKPNANVRQLDGRPGELWGCESGNDRIVVVQTIAAG, from the coding sequence ATGAATCGCCGCCAGTTTCTCGCCTCGAGCGCCGCCCTTCTCACGGTCCGCCCAAGTTTTGCCCAAGAGGGCCCGTTCCGGACGAAATATTTCCCGATCAGCCCCGGCATCGGCCTGCACGATCTCGCCCCGGCACCCGATGGACGCGTCTGGTTCACCGCGCAAGGCAAGGGCATGCTCGGCAGGCTCGATCCGAAGGATGGCTCGTTCAAAACCGTCAGTCTCGGACAGAGCGCAGCGCCCCACGGCGTGACAATCGGTCCCGATGGCGCGCCCTGGATCACCGAGGGTGGCCAGAACGCGATCGCGCGTGTCGATCCGGGCGACCTCAAGGTCACGCTGTTCCGCCTGCCCGAGAAATTCGCCTACGCCAATCTCAACACCGGCGTGTTCGACAAGTCCGGGACCTACTGGTTCACCGGACAATCCGGCTATTACGGCCGCCTCGCGCCGAAGTCGGGCGAGATGAGCGTGTTCAGGGCGCCGAAGGGCGTCGGTCCCTACGGCATCGCGGTCACGCCCAAGGGCGACATTTGGTACGCCTCGCTCGCGGGCAGTTATATCGCGAAGATCGATCCGGCGACCGGCGATGCCGCGGTGGTCGAGCCGCCGACGCCGGGCCAGGGTTCACGGCGCGTCTGGTCGGATTCGAAGAGCCGGATCTGGGTCAGCGAGTGGAACAGCGGGCATGTGTCAGTGCACGATCCCGCTGACGGCTCCTGGAAGACCTGGAAACTGCCGGGCGAGCGCCCCCGCACCTACGCGGTCTATGTCGACGACAAGGACAAAGTGTGGTTGACCGACTTCTCGGCCAACGCGGTCGTTCGATTTGATCCCCAGACGGAGAAGTTCAACGTGTTCGCCAGCGACAAGCCGAATGCGAATGTCCGCCAGCTCGACGGCCGGCCAGGCGAGCTCTGGGGCTGCGAATCCGGCAACGACCGGATCGTCGTGGTCCAGACCATCGCCGCCGGTTGA
- the eno gene encoding phosphopyruvate hydratase yields MTAIVDIIGREILDSRGNPTVEVDVVLEDGSLGRAAVPSGASTGAHEAVELRDGDKARYLGKGVSKAVGAVNGEIFEALSGIDVEHQVQIDQIMIDLDGTPNKSRLGANAILGVSLACAKAAAQSLDMPLYRYVGGTSARLLPVPMMNIINGGVHADNPIDFQEFMILPVGASTFAEGLRYGAEVFHTLKSELKKAGHNTNVGDEGGFAPNLPSADAALEFVMNAIGKAGFKAGSDVVLGLDCASTEFFKNGKYVYEGEGKTRSVSEQAKYLADLVSRYPIVTIEDGMSEDDMDGWKELTDLIGSKCQLVGDDLFVTNVKRLSEGIKAGRANSILIKVNQIGTLTETLAAVEMAHKAGYTSVMSHRSGETEDSTIADLAVATNCGQIKTGSLARSDRTAKYNQLLRIEQQLGKQALYAGKAALKALA; encoded by the coding sequence ATGACCGCCATTGTCGACATCATCGGACGCGAAATCCTGGACAGCCGCGGCAATCCCACCGTCGAGGTCGACGTCGTGCTGGAGGACGGCTCGCTCGGGCGCGCCGCTGTACCGTCCGGCGCCTCCACGGGTGCCCACGAGGCCGTGGAACTGCGCGACGGCGATAAGGCCCGCTATCTCGGCAAGGGCGTCTCCAAGGCGGTCGGCGCCGTCAACGGCGAGATCTTCGAGGCCTTGAGTGGCATCGATGTCGAGCACCAGGTCCAGATCGATCAGATCATGATCGACCTCGACGGCACGCCGAACAAGAGCCGGCTGGGTGCCAATGCTATCCTCGGCGTCTCGCTCGCCTGCGCCAAGGCGGCCGCGCAATCGCTCGACATGCCGCTCTATCGCTATGTCGGCGGCACCTCGGCGCGGCTACTGCCGGTGCCGATGATGAACATCATCAATGGCGGCGTGCATGCCGACAACCCGATCGACTTCCAGGAATTCATGATCCTGCCGGTCGGCGCCTCGACCTTCGCCGAAGGCCTGCGCTACGGCGCCGAAGTGTTCCACACGCTGAAGTCCGAGCTGAAGAAGGCCGGCCACAACACCAATGTCGGCGATGAGGGCGGTTTCGCTCCGAACCTGCCGTCAGCCGATGCCGCGCTCGAGTTCGTCATGAACGCAATCGGCAAGGCCGGCTTCAAGGCCGGCAGCGACGTCGTGCTCGGCCTCGACTGCGCCTCGACCGAGTTCTTCAAGAATGGCAAGTACGTCTATGAAGGAGAGGGCAAGACCCGGTCTGTGTCCGAGCAGGCCAAATATCTCGCCGATCTCGTCTCGCGCTATCCGATCGTCACCATCGAGGACGGCATGTCGGAAGACGACATGGACGGCTGGAAGGAGCTCACCGATCTCATCGGCAGCAAGTGCCAACTCGTCGGCGACGACCTCTTCGTCACCAACGTCAAGCGCCTATCGGAAGGCATCAAAGCCGGCCGGGCCAACTCTATCCTGATCAAGGTCAACCAGATCGGCACGCTGACCGAGACGCTCGCCGCCGTCGAGATGGCGCACAAGGCGGGCTACACCTCGGTGATGTCGCACCGCTCCGGCGAGACCGAGGATTCCACCATCGCCGATCTCGCTGTCGCCACCAATTGCGGTCAGATCAAGACCGGCTCCCTTGCGCGCTCCGATCGCACCGCCAAATACAATCAGCTTCTGCGCATCGAGCAGCAGCTCGGCAAGCAGGCGCTCTATGCCGGCAAGGCGGCGTTGAAGGCGCTGGCGTAA